The Geobacillus stearothermophilus ATCC 12980 genome contains a region encoding:
- a CDS encoding DUF1294 domain-containing protein: protein MVQYGIAINLLAFFMMGLDKQKAKRRRFRTAERTLWLLAFAGGAIGAAAGMYTFRHKTRHRAFGYGLPLLAAVELFLYWRWMR, encoded by the coding sequence ATGGTACAATACGGAATAGCGATCAATCTTCTTGCCTTTTTTATGATGGGGCTCGACAAACAAAAAGCGAAACGCCGCCGCTTTCGCACCGCTGAGCGGACGCTTTGGCTGCTGGCGTTTGCGGGCGGGGCCATCGGTGCGGCAGCTGGAATGTACACGTTTCGCCATAAAACGCGCCATCGGGCTTTTGGCTATGGCTTGCCGCTGTTGGCAGCGGTGGAGCTGTTTCTCTATTGGCGATGGATGAGGTAG
- the rpmI gene encoding 50S ribosomal protein L35 — protein sequence MPKMKTHRGSAKRFKKTASGKLKRGHAYTSHLFANKTKKQKRHLRKATLVSPGDFKRIRQMLDNLK from the coding sequence ATGCCAAAAATGAAAACTCACCGCGGCTCGGCGAAACGGTTCAAAAAGACGGCGAGCGGCAAATTGAAACGCGGCCATGCGTATACGAGCCACTTGTTTGCCAATAAAACGAAAAAACAAAAGCGTCATCTCCGCAAAGCGACGCTTGTCTCGCCTGGCGATTTCAAACGCATTCGCCAAATGCTCGACAACTTGAAATAA
- the rplT gene encoding 50S ribosomal protein L20, translating into MPRVKGGPVTRRRRKKVLKLAKGYFGAKHALYRVANQQVMKSLMYAYRDRRQRKRDFRKLWIVRINAAARQNGLSYSRLMHGLKLAGVEVNRKMLADLAVNDQAAFAQLADLAKANLNK; encoded by the coding sequence ATGCCACGCGTAAAAGGTGGACCAGTGACGCGCAGACGTCGCAAAAAAGTATTGAAGCTTGCGAAAGGCTATTTCGGCGCGAAACACGCGTTATATAGAGTTGCGAACCAGCAAGTGATGAAATCGCTCATGTATGCGTATCGCGACCGCCGTCAACGGAAGCGCGATTTCCGCAAACTGTGGATTGTCCGCATCAACGCGGCGGCTCGCCAAAATGGCTTGTCCTACAGCCGTTTGATGCACGGCTTGAAGCTGGCCGGCGTGGAAGTGAACCGGAAAATGCTCGCCGACTTGGCGGTGAACGATCAAGCCGCGTTCGCCCAACTCGCCGACTTGGCGAAAGCGAATTTGAATAAATAA